A window of the Pyxidicoccus trucidator genome harbors these coding sequences:
- a CDS encoding glycosyltransferase family 2 protein, with translation MLVSLIIPVYNEIPTLAELLRRCIAVDFPKELVLIDDCSRDGSRELLRQLQEQGVEVLGGTPRNRNEVRVLFQEQNQGKGSALRRGFAEATGDIIIVQDADLEYDPRDIPKVIQPILDGDADVVFGSRFTGTPRRVLYFWHTVMNKTLTTLSNMTSGLNLTDMETCYKAFRTEVLRSVDVEEERFGFEPEITAKVARGNWRVFEVPISYHGRTYEEGKKIGWKDGVRALYVIFKYAVKR, from the coding sequence ATGCTCGTGTCGCTCATCATCCCCGTCTACAACGAGATTCCCACCCTCGCGGAGCTGCTGCGCCGCTGCATCGCCGTCGACTTCCCCAAGGAGCTCGTCCTGATTGACGACTGCTCCCGGGACGGCAGCCGGGAGTTGCTGCGCCAGCTCCAGGAGCAGGGAGTGGAGGTGCTGGGGGGCACGCCGCGCAACCGCAACGAGGTGCGGGTGCTGTTCCAGGAGCAGAACCAGGGCAAGGGCTCGGCGCTGCGCCGGGGCTTCGCCGAGGCCACCGGGGACATCATCATCGTCCAGGACGCGGACCTGGAGTACGACCCGCGCGACATCCCCAAGGTCATCCAGCCCATCCTCGACGGGGACGCGGACGTCGTCTTCGGCAGCCGCTTCACGGGGACGCCGCGCCGGGTGCTGTACTTCTGGCACACGGTGATGAACAAGACGCTCACCACGCTCTCCAACATGACGAGCGGGCTGAACCTCACGGACATGGAGACCTGCTACAAGGCCTTCCGCACCGAGGTGCTCCGCTCCGTGGACGTGGAGGAGGAGCGGTTCGGCTTCGAGCCGGAAATCACCGCGAAGGTGGCCCGCGGCAACTGGCGCGTGTTCGAGGTGCCCATCAGCTACCATGGGCGCACGTACGAAGAGGGCAAGAAGATTGGCTGGAAGGACGGCGTGCGCGCCCTCTACGTCATCTTCAAGTATGCGGTGAAGCGGTAG
- a CDS encoding TIGR02269 family lipoprotein, whose translation MTRAPRWPLLLSVLVLTACGTASPAVRAWNAAEHLGACGARGADRCVIFACAGDTAECGFYGCEDMLPDEAVVGTEELSEQPGPLLASRGGVFVRAPFLPRHLRNRRMGLRGDAEPILVFAMYRTPEVVRPLPLPAGRFVKHHIFPQAAEFRPFFTAAGINIHDFTMPIPQHIHFRIHGGGPSGGQWNQAWRSFVQGRLGRRTPAEEIYKHAGVLIHRFDLMGRIEPYYSR comes from the coding sequence ATGACTCGCGCTCCGCGCTGGCCCCTGCTGCTCTCCGTCCTGGTGCTCACCGCATGCGGCACCGCTTCACCCGCGGTTCGCGCCTGGAATGCGGCCGAGCATTTGGGGGCATGCGGGGCGCGAGGCGCTGACAGGTGCGTGATTTTCGCCTGTGCCGGAGACACCGCCGAGTGCGGTTTCTATGGCTGCGAGGACATGCTCCCCGACGAAGCAGTGGTGGGGACGGAGGAGCTTTCGGAGCAGCCAGGCCCGCTGCTGGCGTCACGTGGTGGGGTATTCGTCAGAGCACCCTTCCTGCCAAGGCACCTGCGCAACCGTCGCATGGGGCTTCGAGGTGATGCCGAGCCCATCCTGGTCTTCGCCATGTACCGGACGCCGGAGGTGGTCCGCCCACTTCCCCTGCCGGCCGGACGGTTCGTCAAACACCACATCTTCCCCCAGGCCGCCGAGTTCCGGCCGTTCTTCACCGCAGCGGGCATCAACATCCACGACTTCACGATGCCCATCCCTCAGCACATCCACTTCCGCATCCATGGTGGAGGCCCCAGTGGCGGCCAGTGGAATCAGGCGTGGAGGAGCTTCGTGCAGGGGAGATTGGGCAGGCGGACCCCTGCGGAGGAAATCTACAAACATGCCGGGGTGCTGATTCACCGCTTCGACTTGATGGGCCGTATCGAGCCCTACTACAGCCGCTGA
- a CDS encoding double-CXXCG motif protein yields MKFFEVEQDTSRRYTGNLGNAAHRWGLPGVQPCAHCGAGGGVMGLQYPCVDVSRLPEEEQRRLSEAWPVPFSEFSRLREQVRPLAPPGARLEPGTRLGPLTGTGSGTFGALFLQNPWSLFLRREALESLRAEGVRGLVACPVEVRFRVKPTPELLEPELELHGRFHPDCLPPDMGTPCPVCGDEKLTRPDSILIERQTLPGHVDLFRLAQGWTLIVVSERLVDAARRLGLDGVGFRELQVR; encoded by the coding sequence ATGAAGTTCTTCGAGGTCGAGCAGGACACTTCCCGGCGCTACACGGGCAACCTGGGCAATGCCGCTCACAGATGGGGGCTGCCCGGAGTCCAGCCCTGCGCTCACTGTGGTGCCGGAGGGGGCGTCATGGGGCTCCAGTATCCGTGCGTGGACGTGTCGCGGCTCCCGGAAGAGGAGCAGCGGAGGTTGTCCGAGGCATGGCCCGTCCCCTTCTCGGAGTTCAGCAGGCTGCGTGAGCAGGTGAGGCCCCTGGCCCCCCCTGGAGCAAGACTGGAACCTGGGACACGGCTCGGCCCGCTCACGGGCACAGGCTCGGGCACCTTTGGCGCACTGTTCCTGCAGAACCCGTGGTCACTCTTCCTCCGGCGCGAGGCGCTGGAGTCCCTTCGCGCCGAGGGTGTACGTGGGCTCGTCGCCTGTCCCGTGGAGGTGCGCTTCCGCGTAAAGCCCACACCCGAGCTGCTGGAGCCTGAACTCGAGCTTCACGGCCGATTCCATCCCGACTGCCTGCCGCCGGACATGGGTACGCCCTGCCCCGTGTGCGGCGACGAGAAGCTGACCCGCCCGGACTCCATTCTCATTGAGAGGCAAACGCTGCCCGGGCACGTGGACCTGTTCCGGCTGGCCCAGGGCTGGACGCTCATCGTCGTCAGCGAGCGGCTGGTGGACGCGGCGCGGCGCCTGGGACTGGACGGAGTGGGCTTCCGCGAGCTCCAGGTGCGCTGA
- a CDS encoding cation:proton antiporter — protein sequence MHGAHEVLQAIAIVLCVAAVTTVLFQKLRQPVVLGYILAGLVVGPYVPIPLVANPEVVTTLSELGVILLMFSLGLEFSLRKLFAVGFTAGLTAVIQCTIMVWLGFVVGRAFGWTSLESIFTGAIIAISSTTIIAKAFDEQGIRGRLRELVVGVLIVEDLIAVLLMATLTAISTGTGLSLGELSLTTGRLIAFLVGLVAVGLFIIPRAVRYVVRLNRPETTLVASVGICFAVALLAQAFGYSVALGAFLGGSLVAESGEEKVVEHLVQPVKDIFAAIFFVSVGMLIDPALVVKYWAAILVLTLVVITGKILSVSLGAFLTGNGTRTSVQSGMSLAQIGEFSFIIAALGLSLKATREFIYPVAVSVSAITTLTTPLLIKLSGPTATWVDRKLPKPLQTFATLYGTWVERLREAPRRETLGAGVRRLIRLLVLDAALLVALVIGTSLAAGRVAVLIEARTGLGQELSKNLIIIAAVLLSVPFLVGVVSLARRLGTMLAEVALPRRTDGKVDLAAAPRRLLVVTLQVVTVIIIGVPVVAITQPFLRGATGLLIILALLLTLGVAFWRSATNLHGHVRAGAQVIVAALAAQSHSKEPGAEEHALDDVPKLLPGLGEPVPVRLEETSPAVGRTLAQLNLRGLTGATVLAIQRGEESVSVPTAQEVLRSGDVLALTGTHDAVEAAKGLLSPAPPAQGPVEPATTHA from the coding sequence ATGCACGGAGCCCACGAGGTCCTCCAGGCCATCGCCATCGTCCTGTGCGTGGCGGCGGTGACGACCGTTCTCTTCCAGAAGCTCCGGCAGCCGGTGGTGCTGGGGTACATCCTGGCCGGCCTGGTCGTGGGCCCCTACGTGCCCATCCCCCTGGTGGCCAACCCGGAGGTGGTGACGACGCTCTCGGAGCTGGGCGTCATCCTGCTGATGTTCTCGCTGGGGCTGGAGTTCAGCCTGCGCAAGCTGTTCGCGGTGGGCTTCACGGCCGGACTCACCGCGGTCATCCAGTGCACCATCATGGTGTGGCTCGGCTTCGTGGTGGGGCGCGCCTTCGGGTGGACGTCCCTGGAGAGCATCTTCACCGGGGCCATCATCGCCATCTCCAGCACCACCATCATCGCCAAGGCCTTCGACGAGCAGGGCATCCGGGGGCGGCTGCGTGAATTGGTGGTGGGCGTGCTCATCGTCGAGGACCTCATCGCCGTGCTGCTGATGGCGACGCTGACGGCCATCTCCACCGGCACGGGCCTGTCGCTGGGCGAGCTGTCGCTCACCACCGGGCGGCTCATCGCCTTCCTGGTGGGGCTCGTTGCCGTAGGGCTCTTCATCATCCCCCGGGCCGTGCGCTACGTGGTGCGGCTGAACCGCCCGGAGACGACGCTGGTGGCGAGCGTCGGCATCTGCTTCGCGGTGGCGCTGCTGGCGCAGGCGTTCGGCTACTCGGTGGCGCTCGGGGCGTTCCTGGGGGGCTCGCTGGTGGCGGAGTCCGGCGAGGAGAAGGTGGTGGAGCACCTCGTCCAGCCGGTGAAGGACATCTTCGCCGCCATCTTCTTCGTGTCCGTGGGCATGCTCATCGACCCGGCGCTGGTGGTGAAGTACTGGGCGGCCATCCTGGTGCTCACGCTGGTGGTCATCACCGGGAAGATTCTCAGCGTGTCGCTGGGCGCGTTCCTCACGGGCAACGGCACGCGCACGTCCGTGCAGTCGGGCATGAGCCTGGCGCAGATTGGCGAGTTCTCCTTCATCATCGCGGCCCTGGGGCTGTCGCTGAAGGCGACGCGCGAGTTCATCTACCCGGTGGCGGTGTCCGTCTCGGCGATTACGACGCTCACCACGCCGCTGCTCATCAAGCTGTCCGGGCCCACCGCGACGTGGGTGGACCGGAAGCTGCCCAAGCCGCTGCAGACGTTCGCCACGCTGTACGGCACCTGGGTGGAGCGGCTGCGGGAAGCGCCCCGGCGCGAGACGCTTGGCGCGGGAGTCCGGCGGCTCATCCGGCTGCTGGTGCTGGACGCGGCGCTGCTCGTCGCGCTGGTGATTGGGACGTCCCTGGCGGCGGGGAGGGTGGCCGTGCTCATCGAGGCGCGCACCGGCCTGGGGCAGGAGCTGTCGAAGAACCTCATCATCATCGCCGCGGTGTTGCTCTCCGTGCCGTTCCTGGTGGGCGTCGTCAGCCTGGCGCGCCGACTCGGGACGATGCTGGCGGAGGTGGCGCTGCCCCGGCGGACGGATGGGAAGGTGGACCTGGCGGCGGCGCCCCGCCGGCTCCTGGTCGTCACGCTCCAGGTGGTCACCGTCATCATCATCGGGGTGCCGGTCGTCGCGATTACCCAGCCGTTCCTCCGGGGCGCCACGGGGTTGCTCATCATCCTGGCGCTGCTGCTGACGCTGGGCGTCGCCTTCTGGCGGAGCGCGACGAACCTGCACGGGCACGTGCGCGCGGGCGCGCAGGTCATCGTGGCGGCGCTGGCCGCGCAGTCCCACTCGAAGGAGCCGGGGGCGGAGGAGCACGCGCTGGACGACGTGCCGAAGCTGCTGCCCGGCCTGGGTGAGCCGGTGCCCGTCCGGCTGGAGGAGACGAGCCCCGCGGTGGGACGGACGCTGGCGCAGCTCAACCTGCGCGGGCTGACGGGGGCGACGGTGCTGGCGATTCAGCGTGGCGAGGAGAGCGTGTCCGTGCCCACGGCGCAGGAGGTGCTGCGCTCCGGGGACGTGCTCGCGCTCACGGGCACGCACGACGCGGTGGAGGCGGCGAAGGGCCTGCTGTCGCCCGCGCCTCCAGCCCAGGGGCCCGTGGAGCCGGCTACCACGCACGCGTGA
- a CDS encoding putative ABC transporter permease, which yields MLSRFLLYGCTGWVLEVLFTGAGAALKRDRSATARTYLWMHPIYGGTALALEEVSARLKPLPRPLRALAYTALIFAAEYGTGWALKRLLGRCPWDYSPHRWSVHGLIRLDYAPAWYLTALLFEPVRDSLLHVTSEALRHTPEYRHAEEAGTLPEGALPEGIPEEAGVVASRFEQAQAEAASL from the coding sequence GTGCTTTCACGATTCTTGCTCTACGGGTGCACGGGGTGGGTGTTGGAGGTCTTGTTCACGGGCGCGGGCGCGGCCCTGAAGCGAGACAGGAGCGCGACCGCGCGCACCTATTTGTGGATGCACCCCATCTACGGAGGCACGGCGCTGGCGCTGGAGGAGGTCTCCGCCCGGCTCAAGCCCCTGCCCCGGCCGCTGCGGGCGCTGGCCTACACCGCCCTCATCTTCGCCGCCGAGTACGGCACGGGCTGGGCCCTGAAGCGCCTGCTCGGCCGCTGTCCGTGGGACTACTCACCCCACCGCTGGAGCGTGCACGGCCTCATCCGGCTGGACTACGCGCCTGCCTGGTACCTTACCGCGCTGCTGTTCGAGCCCGTGCGTGACTCGCTGCTCCACGTCACCAGCGAGGCCCTGCGCCACACGCCCGAGTACCGGCACGCCGAGGAGGCCGGGACGCTGCCGGAGGGGGCGCTCCCAGAGGGGATTCCCGAAGAGGCCGGCGTGGTGGCCAGCCGCTTCGAGCAGGCGCAGGCCGAGGCTGCTTCCCTGTAG
- a CDS encoding rod shape-determining protein gives MFDWLHTLFSRDLAIDLGTANTLIYIRGQGIVSNEPSVVAVQQDARGGKKVLAVGKEAKEMLGRTPGNIVAIRPMKDGVIADFEITAAMLRYFIQSAHNRKTLVNPRIIIGIPSGITEVERRAVREAAANAGAREVYLIEQPMAAAIGAGLPVTEPSGNMIVDIGGGTSDVAVISLAGIVFAKSVRIGGDKLDEAIIQYVKRKYNLLIGERTAELIKMGIGTAYPTDEVMTMEIKGRDLVAGVPRTLTVSSDEVRDALAEPVNGIVEAVKLTLERTPPELAGDIADRGIVLAGGGALLKNLDTLLREETGLPVFLAEDPLSAVVIGAGKALESLDILRQVCQPG, from the coding sequence ATGTTTGACTGGCTTCACACCCTCTTTTCGCGTGACCTCGCCATCGACCTGGGCACGGCGAATACCCTCATCTACATCCGCGGCCAGGGCATCGTTTCCAACGAGCCTTCCGTCGTGGCCGTGCAGCAGGACGCGCGCGGGGGCAAGAAGGTCCTCGCGGTGGGCAAGGAGGCCAAGGAGATGCTCGGGCGGACCCCGGGCAACATCGTGGCCATCCGTCCGATGAAGGACGGCGTCATCGCGGACTTCGAAATCACCGCGGCGATGCTGCGCTACTTCATCCAGAGCGCCCACAACCGCAAGACGCTCGTCAACCCGCGCATCATCATCGGCATCCCCTCGGGCATCACCGAGGTGGAGCGCCGCGCGGTGCGCGAGGCGGCGGCCAACGCGGGCGCCCGCGAGGTCTACCTCATCGAGCAGCCGATGGCCGCGGCGATTGGCGCGGGCCTGCCGGTGACGGAGCCCAGCGGCAACATGATTGTCGACATCGGCGGCGGTACGTCCGACGTCGCGGTCATCAGCCTCGCCGGCATCGTCTTCGCGAAGAGCGTCCGCATCGGCGGCGACAAGCTGGACGAAGCCATCATCCAGTACGTCAAGCGCAAGTACAACCTGCTCATCGGCGAGCGCACGGCCGAGCTCATCAAGATGGGCATCGGCACCGCGTACCCGACGGACGAGGTCATGACCATGGAGATCAAGGGTCGCGACCTGGTGGCCGGCGTGCCGCGCACGCTCACCGTGTCCAGCGACGAGGTCCGCGACGCGCTCGCCGAGCCCGTCAACGGCATCGTCGAGGCCGTGAAGCTGACGCTGGAGCGCACCCCGCCCGAGCTCGCCGGTGACATCGCCGACCGCGGCATCGTCCTCGCCGGTGGCGGCGCGCTGCTGAAGAACCTGGACACGCTGCTGCGCGAGGAGACGGGCCTGCCCGTGTTCCTCGCCGAGGACCCGCTGTCCGCCGTCGTGATTGGCGCGGGCAAGGCGCTGGAGTCGCTCGACATCCTCCGCCAGGTCTGCCAGCCGGGCTGA
- a CDS encoding glutathione S-transferase family protein gives MRTLHGIGYSGWTEKARWALDHHRVAFRYREHVPLTGELGLRWRTPRGVRPSVPQLADEGGVITGSFNIAKRAEEVGQGAPLFPQDALELISRWEETSDRVLGVARAQFITGLLRNPRAQKESLPSFVPGWLGGVMAPSVRMGANFIARKHKAAFDVEGAIQQTVVPALEQLRAELGGRPYLKGGFTYADINAAAMLQMLRPAEDRYMPLGAGTREVWTNAPLADRFPDLLEWRDGLYAKHRKP, from the coding sequence ATGCGCACACTCCACGGAATCGGCTACTCGGGTTGGACGGAGAAGGCCCGCTGGGCGTTGGACCACCATCGCGTCGCCTTCCGGTACCGCGAGCACGTCCCACTCACCGGCGAGCTGGGGCTGCGCTGGCGCACGCCGCGCGGCGTGCGCCCCTCTGTCCCGCAGCTCGCCGACGAGGGCGGCGTCATCACCGGCTCGTTCAACATCGCGAAGCGGGCGGAGGAGGTGGGGCAGGGCGCGCCGCTCTTCCCCCAGGACGCGCTGGAGCTCATCTCCCGCTGGGAGGAGACGAGTGACCGCGTGCTCGGCGTGGCTCGGGCACAGTTCATCACCGGACTGCTCCGCAACCCGCGGGCCCAGAAGGAAAGCCTGCCCTCCTTCGTGCCCGGGTGGCTTGGGGGCGTCATGGCTCCGTCCGTACGGATGGGCGCGAACTTCATCGCCCGGAAGCACAAGGCGGCCTTCGACGTGGAGGGCGCCATCCAACAGACTGTCGTCCCCGCCCTCGAACAGCTCCGCGCCGAGCTTGGCGGCCGTCCCTACCTGAAGGGCGGCTTCACCTACGCGGACATCAACGCCGCGGCCATGCTCCAGATGCTGCGCCCGGCGGAGGACCGCTACATGCCGCTGGGGGCCGGGACACGCGAGGTGTGGACGAACGCGCCCCTCGCGGACCGCTTCCCGGACCTGCTCGAGTGGCGGGACGGGCTCTACGCGAAGCACCGCAAGCCCTGA
- a CDS encoding zinc-dependent metalloprotease, which yields MRRSLLGAASLAVALSTGCGSPTSSPASEVPEAPAEVLPVTLDETFVAVPKEVGAARKQQVEQKLQGAVDDSGTSFYLAIRRSELGQKWFMSAFLKQHHPGGILYYAASTLGTRVVSFKEQNGKLFVLDVDDTKVLSDVFDPEVLVEAYPVVTDHGPFNRARGSDQYVLIDPTAGLNRFGVLGDLHGRQNIRFQVELSFAQRFRRMADGVAFEQVFTGYMDVPDDLSHGFLEANPYRRSGTLGLTLRKYSESAGYTPTPPPPKDFYIQGAERLIPNSGGWTELAVAKWNIHPGMKPIRWHITDSILTVQDDPFFSEYDVVGAVKRGIEGWNAAFGFKVLEAVVADSSLNFADDDKNVLIFDTDLAMPLAFASLRTNPNTGEIRGASIYAPAAWMANAIYEAGGEGAAPTLAADPLQALRMSWSGMRDDTLCDLSLARVLEGEGAPVHVSADDSLTPKQKAENALTNLVLHEIGHTLGLRHNFSGTRVYDGGDSVLRSSTVMDYPEFDDAIHGTQPGPYDVQAVRYLYGLSEQLPTQAFCTDPDRRLDPYCSPNDRFDEPLTKWFVPQLHAYLAPLLRNSVNLDRQKGLFGLYVNDVLKFVRAGNAQAQVTAYQGALAQVRPPLHVPADAPPQYAARADELARRLLSRLYLDPVADRGFFSANPPATSALLPLVIADVKAILLNADGVRTYGSRRVMVDILKTQQTLASYSALRNAQETLTAQLPALSGDARLEAEDLVARISEAVSPYYR from the coding sequence ATGCGTCGCTCGTTGCTGGGCGCCGCGTCCCTGGCCGTCGCGCTGAGCACCGGCTGCGGCAGTCCCACCAGCTCCCCCGCGTCGGAAGTCCCGGAGGCTCCCGCCGAGGTGCTACCCGTCACCCTGGATGAGACCTTCGTGGCCGTGCCGAAGGAGGTGGGCGCTGCGCGCAAGCAGCAGGTGGAGCAGAAGCTCCAGGGCGCGGTGGACGACTCCGGCACCAGCTTCTACCTGGCCATCCGGCGCAGCGAGCTGGGGCAGAAGTGGTTCATGTCCGCGTTCCTCAAGCAGCACCACCCGGGCGGCATCCTCTACTACGCCGCCAGCACGCTGGGCACGCGGGTGGTGAGCTTCAAGGAGCAGAACGGCAAGCTCTTCGTCCTGGACGTGGACGACACCAAGGTGCTCAGCGACGTGTTCGACCCGGAGGTGCTGGTGGAGGCGTACCCCGTCGTCACCGACCACGGGCCCTTCAACCGCGCGCGCGGCTCGGACCAGTACGTGCTCATCGACCCGACGGCGGGTCTCAACCGCTTCGGGGTGCTGGGGGACCTGCACGGACGCCAGAACATCCGGTTCCAGGTGGAGCTGAGCTTCGCGCAGCGCTTCCGCCGCATGGCGGACGGCGTGGCCTTCGAGCAGGTCTTCACCGGCTACATGGACGTGCCGGACGACCTCTCCCACGGCTTCCTGGAGGCCAATCCCTACCGCCGCTCCGGCACCCTGGGGCTCACCCTGCGCAAGTACTCGGAGAGCGCGGGCTACACGCCCACGCCGCCGCCACCGAAGGACTTCTACATCCAGGGCGCGGAGCGCCTCATCCCCAACAGCGGCGGGTGGACCGAGCTGGCGGTCGCGAAGTGGAACATCCACCCGGGGATGAAGCCCATTCGCTGGCACATCACCGACAGCATCCTCACCGTGCAGGACGACCCGTTCTTCAGCGAGTACGACGTGGTGGGCGCGGTGAAGCGCGGCATCGAGGGCTGGAACGCGGCGTTCGGCTTCAAGGTGCTGGAGGCCGTCGTGGCCGACAGCTCGCTGAACTTCGCGGATGACGACAAGAACGTCCTCATCTTCGACACGGACCTGGCCATGCCCCTCGCTTTCGCCAGCCTGCGCACCAACCCCAACACGGGCGAGATTCGCGGCGCCAGCATCTACGCCCCCGCGGCGTGGATGGCGAACGCCATCTATGAGGCCGGCGGCGAAGGGGCCGCGCCCACCCTCGCGGCCGATCCGCTCCAGGCCCTGCGCATGTCCTGGTCCGGCATGCGGGACGACACGCTGTGTGACTTGTCGCTGGCCCGGGTTCTCGAGGGCGAGGGGGCCCCGGTGCACGTCTCGGCGGATGACTCGCTCACCCCCAAGCAGAAGGCGGAGAACGCGCTCACCAACCTGGTGCTGCACGAGATTGGCCACACGCTGGGCCTGCGCCACAACTTCTCGGGCACGAGGGTGTACGACGGCGGCGACTCGGTCCTCCGCTCCAGCACGGTGATGGACTACCCCGAGTTCGACGACGCCATCCACGGGACCCAGCCCGGGCCGTACGACGTGCAGGCCGTGCGCTACCTCTACGGACTGTCCGAGCAGCTTCCCACCCAGGCGTTCTGCACGGACCCGGACAGACGCCTCGACCCGTACTGCAGCCCGAATGACCGCTTCGATGAGCCGCTCACGAAGTGGTTCGTTCCGCAGCTCCACGCGTACCTCGCGCCGCTGCTGCGCAACTCGGTGAACCTGGACCGGCAGAAGGGGCTCTTCGGCCTCTACGTCAACGACGTCCTGAAGTTCGTGCGCGCGGGCAACGCGCAGGCCCAGGTCACCGCCTACCAGGGGGCCCTGGCCCAGGTGCGGCCTCCGCTGCACGTGCCCGCCGACGCGCCCCCGCAGTACGCCGCCCGAGCGGATGAGCTGGCGCGGCGACTGCTCTCGCGCCTGTACCTGGACCCGGTGGCGGACCGCGGCTTCTTCTCCGCCAACCCGCCCGCCACGTCGGCGCTGCTGCCGCTGGTGATTGCCGACGTGAAGGCCATCCTGCTCAACGCGGACGGTGTGCGCACCTACGGCTCGCGTCGCGTCATGGTGGACATCCTGAAGACCCAGCAGACGCTGGCGTCCTATTCCGCCCTGCGGAACGCGCAGGAGACACTCACCGCGCAGCTCCCGGCGCTGAGCGGAGATGCGCGGCTGGAGGCCGAGGACCTGGTGGCCCGCATCTCCGAGGCCGTCTCGCCCTACTACCGCTGA